In Clostridiales bacterium, one genomic interval encodes:
- a CDS encoding CTP synthase — translation MAKHIFVTGGVVSSLGKGITAASLGRLLKSRGLKVTIQKLDPYLNVDPGTMSPFQHGEVFVTDDGGETDLDLGHYERFIDESLARECNVTAGSVYQTIVTKERRGDFLGGTVQVIPHVTNEIKGRIMRLAEQTAPDVIITEVGGTVGDIESLPFLEAIRQLRKDVGSRNVCYIHVTLVPYIDASSELKTKPTQHSVKELRSLGIQPDFIVCRSDRPIDAGIRRKIALFCDVEPKAVVSAQDARSIYEVPLRLREQQLDEMVIDRLGLACGEPDMAEWDRFVAYSASLADSVEIALVGKYVQLPDAYLSVTEALDHAGIYHNHKVNVHWVDAESLTPEEVEQVLSAMDGILVPGGFGIRGIEGKVRAARYARENEVPYFGICLGMQVAVVEFARHVAGLDGANSAEFDPVTEHPVIDLMHDQHDVNDLGGTMRLGAYPCKVASGTKGYFAYGEEVIYERHRHRYEVNNAYRDRLTGAGLVISGVSPDGRLVEMVELPGHPWFVGNQGHPEFKSRPTRPAPLFREFIGAAVARKHAADG, via the coding sequence ATGGCCAAGCACATCTTCGTGACCGGTGGAGTCGTGAGCTCGCTTGGCAAGGGCATCACAGCCGCGTCACTCGGCAGACTGCTCAAGTCCCGCGGTCTCAAGGTCACCATCCAGAAGCTCGACCCGTACTTGAATGTCGATCCCGGCACGATGAGCCCGTTCCAGCACGGTGAGGTCTTTGTCACCGACGACGGCGGCGAGACTGACCTCGATTTGGGCCACTACGAGCGATTCATCGACGAGTCGCTCGCACGCGAGTGCAACGTCACCGCTGGCTCGGTCTACCAGACCATCGTTACCAAGGAGCGCCGCGGCGATTTTCTCGGCGGGACGGTACAGGTGATCCCACACGTCACCAACGAGATCAAAGGCCGCATCATGCGCCTCGCCGAGCAGACCGCTCCCGATGTGATCATCACCGAGGTGGGCGGCACGGTGGGCGACATCGAGTCGCTTCCGTTCCTCGAGGCGATCCGTCAACTGCGCAAGGATGTCGGCTCACGCAACGTTTGCTACATCCACGTGACTCTTGTGCCCTACATCGACGCGAGCTCGGAGCTCAAGACCAAGCCGACTCAGCATTCCGTAAAGGAGCTGCGCTCACTTGGCATCCAGCCGGATTTCATCGTCTGCCGCTCAGACCGCCCGATCGACGCTGGCATTCGCCGCAAGATCGCGCTCTTCTGTGACGTGGAGCCTAAAGCGGTGGTGAGCGCGCAGGACGCGCGCTCGATCTACGAGGTCCCCTTGCGCCTGCGCGAGCAGCAGCTCGATGAGATGGTGATAGACCGCCTCGGCCTTGCCTGTGGTGAGCCGGACATGGCCGAGTGGGACCGGTTTGTTGCCTACTCGGCGTCGCTTGCCGACAGTGTAGAGATCGCGCTCGTGGGCAAGTACGTACAGCTGCCCGACGCGTACCTCTCGGTCACAGAAGCTCTCGACCATGCGGGCATCTACCATAACCATAAGGTAAACGTGCACTGGGTTGATGCGGAGAGCCTCACGCCTGAGGAGGTCGAACAGGTTCTCTCGGCGATGGACGGTATCCTTGTGCCGGGAGGGTTTGGAATCCGCGGAATTGAAGGCAAGGTGCGGGCGGCGCGATACGCGCGGGAAAACGAGGTTCCATACTTTGGGATCTGTCTTGGGATGCAGGTGGCGGTTGTCGAGTTCGCGCGCCACGTCGCGGGTCTAGACGGCGCGAACTCCGCCGAGTTCGACCCTGTCACTGAGCATCCAGTGATCGATCTTATGCACGACCAGCACGATGTGAATGACCTTGGCGGCACGATGCGTCTCGGCGCGTATCCATGCAAGGTCGCTTCCGGAACAAAGGGATACTTCGCGTACGGCGAGGAGGTCATCTACGAGCGTCACCGGCACCGCTACGAGGTGAACAACGCGTACCGTGACCGGTTGACCGGCGCGGGGCTTGTCATCAGCGGCGTGAGCCCGGACGGTCGCCTCGTCGAGATGGTGGAGCTGCCGGGTCATCCATGGTTCGTCGGCAATCAGGGTCATCCCGAGTTCAAGAGCCGCCCCACTCGCCCGGCACCGCTGTTCCGCGAGTTCATCGGCGCGGCGGTGGCGCGCAAGCACGCGGCGGACGGGTAG
- a CDS encoding ABC transporter ATP-binding protein has product MASPLLEVRGLTKRFPGVLACDRVSLSLSPGEIVALLGENGAGKSTLVNMVYGLLTPDEGSIHVDGSEVHIRSPRHAIELGIGMVHQHFMLLNPFTVTENIVLGNEPTRAGVIDFKAARDSVRELSRRYGLTIDPDSVVRDLPVGLQQRAEILKALHRKARVLILDEPTAVLTPQEVRELFVVVRSLVADGLSVVFITHKLEEVMSVADRVVVMRDGAVVGETRTLETDTAGLARMMVGRDVVFRVEKHPSKCGETVLDVRDLTVLDERKLEAVKGVSFQVCAGEIVAVAGVSGNGQAELAEAITGLRKVASGTIALKGHDITHGTAREAIEAGVSHVPEDRHRRGLVLEFDLMENMILGDHRSAPYSKRGVIDHAAVRDMSTKRIAAYDVRTPSERVRASALSGGNQQKVVLARELGRDPELLVAAQPTRGLDVGAIEFVHSQILAERDRGKAVLLISLELEEVQTLADRILLMFEGRIVKEYLAGEASDEELGYHMTGGGGGKLAMEPGEAVGADA; this is encoded by the coding sequence ATGGCGTCACCGTTGCTCGAGGTACGCGGCTTGACAAAGCGTTTTCCCGGCGTGCTTGCATGCGATCGTGTCTCACTCTCCTTGAGCCCCGGGGAGATTGTCGCGTTGCTCGGCGAGAACGGAGCGGGCAAGAGCACGCTCGTAAACATGGTCTACGGGCTGCTGACACCAGACGAGGGATCGATTCACGTCGACGGCTCCGAGGTGCACATCCGTTCACCCCGGCACGCCATCGAGCTCGGCATAGGGATGGTCCACCAGCACTTCATGCTCCTCAACCCGTTTACAGTGACCGAGAACATTGTGCTCGGAAATGAGCCGACCCGCGCGGGCGTGATCGACTTTAAGGCCGCGCGCGATTCAGTCCGGGAACTCTCCCGGCGCTACGGGCTCACGATCGATCCTGACTCCGTCGTTCGTGACCTGCCCGTAGGGTTGCAGCAGCGGGCTGAGATTCTGAAGGCGTTGCACCGGAAAGCCCGTGTCTTGATCCTCGACGAGCCCACCGCCGTGTTGACGCCGCAGGAAGTGCGGGAGCTGTTTGTTGTGGTGCGATCCCTCGTGGCTGACGGGTTGTCCGTCGTCTTCATCACGCACAAACTCGAAGAGGTCATGTCGGTCGCGGACCGAGTGGTTGTCATGAGGGACGGCGCGGTAGTCGGGGAGACCCGAACCCTTGAGACGGACACCGCCGGGCTCGCGCGAATGATGGTTGGCCGGGACGTCGTGTTCCGAGTAGAGAAGCATCCGTCGAAGTGCGGTGAGACCGTGCTCGATGTGAGGGACTTGACCGTGCTCGATGAACGTAAGCTCGAAGCCGTCAAGGGTGTTTCATTCCAGGTCTGCGCAGGTGAGATAGTCGCTGTCGCGGGGGTGAGCGGTAACGGCCAAGCTGAGCTTGCCGAGGCGATCACTGGGTTACGCAAAGTGGCGAGTGGCACAATCGCGCTTAAGGGACACGACATCACGCATGGGACCGCACGGGAGGCGATAGAAGCTGGCGTTTCGCATGTGCCAGAAGACCGTCATCGCAGAGGGCTCGTGCTAGAGTTTGACCTTATGGAGAACATGATTCTCGGTGATCACCGGTCTGCACCATACTCGAAACGTGGCGTGATCGATCATGCGGCGGTCAGAGATATGAGCACGAAACGTATCGCCGCCTACGACGTGCGGACACCCAGCGAGCGGGTGCGAGCTTCGGCGCTTTCGGGCGGCAATCAGCAGAAGGTGGTGCTGGCACGGGAGCTCGGCCGCGATCCGGAGTTGCTGGTGGCGGCACAGCCCACGCGCGGTCTCGACGTCGGCGCGATCGAGTTTGTCCACTCACAGATCCTTGCCGAGCGTGATCGCGGGAAGGCGGTGCTTCTGATCAGCCTCGAACTCGAGGAGGTCCAGACACTAGCTGACCGGATACTTTTGATGTTCGAAGGCAGAATCGTCAAGGAGTACCTCGCCGGA
- the murJ gene encoding murein biosynthesis integral membrane protein MurJ, whose amino-acid sequence MSASTALSRVTGFIRTWAIAYALGVTALAASYSVANNIPNMLYELVAGGVISSLFIPVFLERMTKAGREDAWRFASSLFNLTVLALAAVSILGTMFAAEVVRTQTFRVAPEEAALATAFFRFFAIQVLAYGAGAVIQGLLNAQRLFLWPALGPVFNNVVVIVTLLGVYVPLYPRDPDLAFVALAIGTTLGVFVQFGVQLPSLIKAGVRYTATIDFSHPGMRAIGKMALPAIVYVITNVVAVSFRHAFAFEVSPAGPATLMYAWMFYQLPYGIFAVALATAIFTELSESAGREEWERFRERFRAGMRTTALIIIPMAAMLIALSGPLITLYRAGRFTSADIPVVAEVLVWWAAGLFFFAGFMFVLKTFYSLKDTRTPAITNLVLTGVQIGLYAVLAGGVTGWAGLGLIGIPIADGIFFAISLAVLLFILRSRVGGLEMRSTVWHIARVTIAAILGAACAYLLASAIGNPDSRPIVAALAVISAGVAGLGVTYTLAWLMRVHEVATGVRLVRKLVTRGS is encoded by the coding sequence ATGTCCGCCTCGACCGCGCTTTCGCGAGTGACAGGCTTCATTCGCACGTGGGCGATCGCGTACGCGCTCGGCGTGACAGCGCTCGCGGCGTCGTACAGCGTGGCCAACAACATCCCCAACATGCTCTACGAACTCGTCGCGGGAGGCGTGATTTCGTCACTGTTCATTCCCGTCTTCCTCGAGCGCATGACCAAAGCCGGCCGGGAAGACGCGTGGCGGTTTGCTTCCTCACTCTTTAACCTCACGGTCCTCGCGCTCGCCGCCGTGTCCATCCTTGGAACGATGTTCGCGGCAGAAGTCGTCCGCACTCAAACATTCCGGGTCGCACCTGAGGAAGCAGCGCTTGCGACCGCGTTTTTCCGCTTCTTCGCGATCCAAGTGCTCGCATACGGAGCGGGAGCGGTCATCCAGGGGCTCCTCAACGCGCAACGCCTCTTCTTGTGGCCAGCGCTCGGTCCCGTGTTCAACAACGTGGTCGTGATCGTGACATTGCTCGGCGTGTACGTCCCGCTCTACCCGCGCGACCCGGATCTCGCGTTCGTTGCGCTCGCCATCGGTACGACCCTCGGCGTGTTCGTGCAGTTTGGGGTGCAACTGCCAAGCCTCATCAAAGCGGGGGTGCGCTACACGGCAACGATCGACTTCTCGCACCCCGGAATGCGCGCGATAGGCAAGATGGCGCTTCCGGCCATCGTCTACGTGATCACCAACGTCGTCGCGGTCTCGTTTCGCCACGCGTTCGCGTTTGAGGTATCGCCGGCGGGACCGGCGACGCTGATGTACGCGTGGATGTTCTACCAGTTGCCATACGGGATCTTCGCCGTCGCGCTCGCCACCGCCATATTTACCGAACTCTCCGAGAGCGCGGGACGCGAGGAGTGGGAGCGGTTCCGCGAGCGGTTCCGTGCCGGCATGCGCACGACAGCGCTCATCATCATCCCGATGGCCGCAATGCTCATTGCGCTCTCAGGGCCCCTCATCACGCTCTACAGGGCAGGACGCTTTACCTCGGCAGACATCCCTGTCGTAGCCGAGGTGCTCGTGTGGTGGGCAGCCGGCTTGTTCTTCTTTGCCGGATTCATGTTCGTTCTCAAAACGTTCTACTCGCTAAAGGACACCCGCACACCCGCGATCACCAACCTTGTGCTCACGGGCGTTCAAATCGGCCTGTACGCGGTCCTCGCCGGCGGTGTCACGGGTTGGGCCGGTCTCGGTCTGATAGGGATTCCCATCGCCGACGGCATCTTCTTCGCCATAAGTCTCGCCGTGTTGCTGTTCATCTTGCGCTCGAGGGTCGGCGGGCTCGAGATGCGATCCACGGTCTGGCACATCGCGCGCGTCACCATCGCCGCGATCCTCGGCGCTGCGTGCGCATACCTACTGGCAAGCGCGATCGGCAACCCGGACAGCCGCCCCATTGTAGCGGCGCTCGCTGTCATCAGCGCCGGTGTGGCCGGACTCGGCGTCACTTACACGCTCGCGTGGCTCATGCGCGTCCATGAGGTAGCGACCGGCGTGCGCCTCGTACGCAAGCTCGTCACTCGCGGCAGCTGA
- a CDS encoding BMP family ABC transporter substrate-binding protein, whose protein sequence is MNSRLRKALALMLVFALATVMTVGCGPAEPAEPGNGEAEAPSVDFKAAMVTDVGGLGDKTFNDGTFAGLERARDELGVEVRALESNEIADYEPNIDELATAGYNVIFTVGFLMTETTAKKAPEYPDITFGGIDQFFEAPGDNFAGLLFKEQEAAYLAGVVAGLATLDRELDPRINDQNTIAFIGGMDIPPVERFEVGFIAGARSVNPDVEVITLYAGSFDDSAKGKELALSAIGQGADVVFAAAGLTGLGSITAAQEAGALFIGVDVDQYETVPDSGDVMLTSAIKRLDVAVFETVKAALEGTFVGGENRTFGLAEDGVGLAPFHEFEDNISQDILDAVEAARTAVIDGTVTVPATRAEL, encoded by the coding sequence GTGAACTCACGTCTCAGGAAGGCTCTCGCGTTGATGCTCGTGTTCGCTCTTGCCACAGTCATGACCGTAGGCTGTGGACCCGCTGAGCCCGCCGAGCCAGGCAACGGCGAGGCTGAGGCACCGTCGGTCGACTTCAAGGCCGCGATGGTCACTGACGTCGGCGGACTCGGTGACAAGACCTTCAACGACGGGACATTTGCAGGACTCGAGCGCGCACGCGATGAGCTCGGGGTAGAGGTCCGTGCGCTCGAGTCAAATGAGATCGCTGACTACGAGCCCAACATCGACGAGCTGGCGACGGCTGGGTACAATGTCATCTTCACGGTCGGGTTTCTTATGACCGAGACTACAGCCAAGAAGGCTCCCGAGTATCCGGATATCACGTTTGGCGGCATCGATCAGTTCTTCGAGGCGCCGGGAGATAACTTTGCCGGTCTTCTCTTCAAGGAGCAAGAAGCCGCGTATCTAGCGGGCGTTGTGGCGGGCCTTGCGACGCTTGACAGGGAGCTCGATCCTCGCATCAACGACCAGAACACTATTGCGTTTATTGGCGGAATGGATATTCCGCCGGTCGAGCGATTTGAGGTTGGGTTCATAGCGGGCGCCAGGTCGGTCAACCCGGATGTCGAAGTGATCACCTTGTACGCGGGGTCGTTTGACGACAGCGCCAAGGGCAAGGAACTCGCGCTTTCCGCCATTGGGCAGGGCGCCGATGTGGTCTTTGCCGCGGCTGGCTTGACTGGACTCGGCTCGATCACGGCCGCACAGGAGGCCGGAGCGCTGTTCATCGGCGTTGACGTCGATCAGTACGAGACGGTTCCTGACTCCGGCGACGTCATGCTGACGTCGGCCATCAAGCGCCTCGATGTCGCGGTATTCGAGACGGTTAAGGCTGCCCTCGAGGGCACGTTCGTTGGCGGCGAGAACCGGACCTTTGGGCTTGCCGAGGATGGTGTCGGCCTCGCTCCGTTCCACGAGTTTGAAGACAACATCTCGCAAGACATTCTTGATGCTGTCGAGGCAGCGCGTACGGCCGTGATCGACGGAACGGTCACGGTACCGGCCACCAGGGCTGAACTGTAG
- the recN gene encoding DNA repair protein RecN — translation MAGLASIDEAWIEFSPGMTVLTGETGAGKTALLGALKLLVGERADSGMVREGAAEALVEGRFVVDGREIVARRRVAADGRSRCVIDGQMATVGALAESLGHHVDLHGQHEHQSLLRVARHAGYLDRAAGPDTLRTRDEYREAREAYLAAVREYETLEAQVAETLKAASYLRFVADEIDAVDPADGEDDELAARLPGLMHADRLSAACATAREALRGEEGASDSLSAAYAALQRVSGLDPALDTHTDRLGALIAECDDLGLELMRYADGIEHDPAVLDAVQSRRAALAGLMKKYGPTLVEVRAARDDALTRLAMLDEGEGGLAQSRERVSQTREGLEAAAMALAAARAAHVPVFTEKLAASVAELNMAGARFAVGMEDRPFESWGPDGPQRIEFLFAPARGDTPRPLARIASGGELSRVMLALKGVLGDADDVPVLVFDEVDAGIGGATALAVGSRLARLAANHQVLVVTHLAQVAAFADHHLVVRKEESDDRTVTRVEPVTGDARIAEIARMLSGEDGKTSRAHAEELLGQAREVRGVA, via the coding sequence GTGGCCGGTTTAGCGTCTATCGACGAAGCATGGATCGAGTTCTCTCCCGGGATGACGGTTCTTACCGGTGAGACTGGTGCGGGTAAGACCGCGCTCCTCGGCGCGCTCAAGTTGCTTGTGGGAGAGCGTGCGGACTCGGGTATGGTTCGCGAGGGCGCGGCGGAAGCCCTTGTCGAGGGACGTTTCGTGGTGGATGGCCGCGAGATCGTGGCACGCAGGCGCGTGGCTGCTGATGGGCGCTCGCGGTGCGTCATAGACGGGCAGATGGCCACTGTTGGCGCACTCGCCGAATCACTCGGACACCACGTGGACTTGCATGGACAACACGAGCACCAGTCGCTTCTGCGCGTCGCGCGACACGCCGGATACCTCGATCGCGCCGCGGGCCCGGACACACTGCGGACCCGCGACGAGTACCGGGAGGCGCGAGAGGCCTATCTTGCCGCGGTCAGGGAGTACGAGACCCTCGAGGCACAGGTCGCCGAGACGCTCAAGGCCGCGAGCTACCTGAGATTCGTGGCCGATGAGATCGACGCGGTCGATCCGGCGGACGGTGAAGACGACGAGCTCGCAGCCCGGCTGCCCGGACTCATGCACGCCGATCGCCTCTCGGCGGCGTGCGCGACAGCCCGCGAGGCGCTACGGGGGGAGGAGGGCGCGTCTGACTCGCTTTCCGCTGCGTACGCGGCGCTCCAGCGCGTGTCGGGTCTCGATCCCGCCCTCGACACGCACACCGATAGGCTCGGAGCGCTGATCGCCGAGTGTGACGATCTCGGCCTCGAGCTCATGAGGTACGCAGATGGCATCGAGCATGACCCTGCTGTGCTCGACGCGGTGCAGTCCCGCCGAGCAGCGCTAGCGGGCCTGATGAAGAAGTACGGCCCCACTCTCGTTGAGGTACGAGCGGCACGCGACGATGCTCTTACACGGCTCGCGATGCTCGATGAGGGAGAAGGTGGGCTAGCCCAATCCCGGGAGCGTGTGTCACAGACACGCGAGGGGCTGGAGGCTGCGGCCATGGCGCTCGCCGCGGCTCGCGCGGCTCACGTACCGGTGTTCACCGAGAAGCTTGCGGCTTCTGTCGCCGAGCTCAACATGGCCGGTGCGAGATTCGCTGTTGGCATGGAGGACAGACCGTTCGAGTCGTGGGGTCCGGACGGCCCGCAACGGATCGAGTTCCTGTTCGCGCCTGCCCGCGGGGACACACCCCGGCCGCTCGCCAGGATCGCGTCAGGCGGCGAACTCTCACGGGTCATGCTCGCGCTCAAAGGGGTGCTCGGCGACGCTGATGACGTGCCCGTCCTCGTGTTCGATGAGGTCGACGCGGGTATCGGCGGCGCCACAGCGCTTGCCGTGGGATCGCGGCTCGCTCGTCTTGCCGCGAATCATCAGGTGCTCGTCGTGACTCACCTGGCCCAGGTGGCCGCGTTCGCCGACCATCACCTCGTCGTCCGGAAAGAGGAGTCGGACGACCGTACGGTCACGCGCGTCGAGCCGGTCACGGGGGATGCGCGCATCGCTGAGATCGCCCGGATGCTCTCGGGTGAAGACGGCAAGACGTCTCGCGCTCACGCCGAAGAGCTTCTCGGCCAGGCGCGGGAAGTGCGAGGGGTGGCGTAA
- the xerD gene encoding site-specific tyrosine recombinase XerD, whose amino-acid sequence MRPATGHPSIEEFLAHLALERGSPANTTSSYRRDLCRYQRILAARGVDDPSCATRDDIAAFIIAEQTRGLAPASVERSVAAVKSFHRFLVRDGLADAQPAATVPLPKVPLKLPGYLSIEEIERLLSQPFPASPAGARDRALLEVLYGCGVRVSECVGLDLGDLDQERGVVRVRGKGGKERIVPLAGEASRALSAYLVSGRPHLRTKKTSLRIDPAAVFLSVRGTRLTRQALFRIVKRYGNQAGFDIHPHTLRHSFATHLLEGGADLRALQEMLGHADISTTQVYTHVDITHLREEYLSTHPRARLR is encoded by the coding sequence ATGCGACCCGCCACAGGACACCCATCGATCGAGGAGTTCCTCGCTCATCTGGCGCTCGAGCGAGGTTCGCCCGCGAACACGACCAGCTCGTATCGGCGCGATCTTTGCCGCTATCAGCGGATTCTTGCCGCTCGCGGGGTCGACGATCCGTCGTGCGCCACGCGTGATGACATCGCCGCGTTCATCATCGCCGAGCAGACCCGGGGGCTTGCGCCTGCGAGTGTCGAAAGGTCGGTCGCCGCGGTGAAGAGTTTCCATCGCTTTCTTGTTCGGGACGGCCTTGCGGACGCCCAGCCGGCAGCGACGGTCCCGCTCCCGAAGGTTCCCCTGAAGCTTCCCGGATACCTGTCAATCGAGGAGATCGAACGTTTGCTCAGCCAGCCGTTTCCGGCATCACCTGCGGGCGCGAGGGACCGCGCTTTGCTTGAGGTCTTGTACGGATGCGGAGTGAGGGTAAGCGAGTGCGTGGGACTCGACCTTGGTGACCTCGACCAAGAGCGCGGCGTCGTCCGTGTGCGCGGGAAAGGGGGCAAGGAGCGAATCGTGCCCCTTGCCGGTGAGGCGTCTCGCGCCCTGTCGGCGTATCTCGTTTCCGGCAGGCCGCATCTCAGGACGAAGAAGACCTCGCTTCGCATAGATCCTGCCGCCGTGTTTCTCAGTGTCCGAGGCACTCGTCTCACCCGTCAGGCACTCTTTCGTATCGTGAAACGTTACGGAAATCAGGCCGGGTTCGACATTCATCCTCATACACTCCGTCATTCGTTCGCGACTCACCTGCTCGAGGGTGGCGCGGACCTGCGCGCGTTGCAGGAGATGCTTGGCCATGCGGACATCTCGACGACTCAGGTTTATACTCATGTGGACATCACACATCTGAGGGAGGAGTATCTGTCCACTCATCCACGAGCGCGGCTGCGGTGA
- the ald gene encoding alanine dehydrogenase: MIIGIPAEIKNNEFRVGMTPGGVAEFVAHGHDVLVQSGAGMGSSFTDEQYAAAGAKIVATPDEVFAGADMIIKVKEPQALEIEKLRPGQILYTFLHLAPDLPQTEGLVASGAVCIAYETVELPSHQLPLLAPMSEVAGRMAAQVGAAYLQKPNGGRGVLMGGVPGVPPAKVVVLGGGVVGTNAAYVAMGMGADVTIMDVNLDRLRYLDEIWANRIRTLYSSKHNVEKIVTEADLVIGAVLLPGAKTPFLVTRDMLPSMKPGAVLVDVSVDQGGCIETTRPTTHADPTYVVDGVLHYGVANMPGAVPHTSTLALTNATLRYGLAIADKGWRRAVADDPALAKGVNVLDGQITYRPVAEAHGMDFTPLEEIIGHLDA; this comes from the coding sequence GTGATCATCGGCATCCCCGCAGAGATCAAGAACAATGAGTTTCGCGTGGGCATGACGCCCGGAGGCGTCGCTGAGTTCGTGGCACACGGGCACGACGTGCTTGTCCAGTCGGGCGCGGGCATGGGTTCTTCCTTCACCGACGAGCAGTACGCCGCAGCCGGCGCCAAGATCGTCGCCACACCGGATGAGGTCTTCGCTGGTGCAGACATGATCATCAAGGTCAAGGAGCCCCAGGCTCTCGAGATCGAGAAGTTGCGTCCGGGTCAGATCCTGTACACGTTCTTGCATCTAGCGCCCGATCTTCCCCAGACGGAGGGCCTCGTCGCCTCTGGCGCGGTTTGCATCGCGTACGAGACCGTAGAGCTGCCCAGCCATCAGCTCCCGCTACTCGCTCCGATGTCGGAAGTCGCCGGACGTATGGCCGCCCAGGTTGGCGCCGCGTATCTGCAGAAGCCCAACGGCGGCCGCGGCGTGCTCATGGGCGGAGTCCCGGGCGTGCCCCCAGCGAAGGTGGTCGTTCTCGGCGGCGGCGTGGTGGGAACCAACGCCGCGTACGTGGCGATGGGCATGGGGGCGGATGTGACGATCATGGACGTGAACCTCGATCGCCTTCGTTACCTCGATGAAATCTGGGCAAACCGCATCAGGACGCTGTATTCGAGCAAGCACAACGTCGAAAAGATCGTGACCGAAGCCGACCTCGTGATAGGCGCTGTGCTGCTTCCAGGAGCCAAGACGCCGTTCCTGGTGACTCGTGACATGTTGCCGAGCATGAAGCCCGGCGCGGTGCTTGTGGACGTCTCGGTCGATCAGGGCGGCTGCATCGAGACGACGAGGCCAACAACGCACGCGGACCCCACCTACGTTGTTGACGGCGTGCTTCACTACGGCGTTGCCAACATGCCCGGCGCCGTTCCGCACACCTCCACCCTCGCGCTCACAAATGCCACGCTTCGCTATGGGCTCGCCATCGCCGACAAGGGTTGGAGACGAGCGGTTGCCGACGATCCCGCGCTCGCAAAGGGCGTGAACGTGCTTGACGGCCAGATCACGTATCGGCCCGTGGCCGAGGCTCACGGAATGGATTTCACCCCCCTAGAGGAGATCATCGGTCATCTCGACGCCTAG
- a CDS encoding M20/M25/M40 family metallo-hydrolase translates to MSAERLLETFLALARIDSPSFAEGALARHCALVLSEIGFTVRVDDSARVTGSDTGNIVATLPAVDASASTLVLSAHLDCVQPCEGVEPVVRDGVIRSAGETVLGADDKAGIAAIIEGVTRAMERGVAHGEIRVVLTVAEEAGLSGAKALDLDAVRGDLCLVLDADGPPGGIVVGAPTHHTFVAKFSGVAAHAGVAPEKGVSALLMAAEAVRAMPLGRLDLQTTANAGTLRSGSATNVVPATAELTGECRSLDDVRVEEVRQAMDTAMREAAARHGGRVEIAWERQYGAFAVPADAPVLAVVRDACGDIGVEPRLFTTGGGSDASVFAASGAPTLVLSCGMHDVHSASESIALADMEALAALVEAVISRLARPR, encoded by the coding sequence ATGTCTGCCGAGCGGCTGCTCGAGACATTCCTCGCGCTCGCGCGCATCGACAGCCCGTCGTTTGCCGAGGGCGCACTTGCCCGGCACTGCGCGTTGGTGCTGAGTGAGATTGGTTTCACCGTTCGCGTCGACGATTCGGCGCGCGTAACCGGTTCTGACACGGGCAACATCGTTGCGACGCTTCCCGCGGTCGATGCGTCCGCGTCCACCCTGGTCCTCTCGGCGCACCTCGATTGCGTCCAGCCGTGCGAAGGTGTGGAACCGGTGGTGCGAGACGGCGTGATCCGCTCGGCGGGTGAGACGGTGCTCGGCGCGGACGACAAGGCGGGGATCGCGGCGATCATCGAAGGCGTCACACGGGCGATGGAACGCGGAGTCGCGCACGGTGAGATTCGTGTTGTGCTCACGGTCGCCGAGGAGGCAGGGCTTTCCGGAGCCAAGGCGCTCGATCTTGACGCGGTGAGGGGCGATCTATGCCTTGTGCTCGACGCGGACGGGCCGCCGGGAGGTATCGTTGTGGGAGCCCCCACGCACCACACCTTCGTCGCGAAGTTCTCGGGTGTCGCGGCACATGCGGGCGTGGCGCCCGAGAAGGGCGTTTCGGCGCTCCTGATGGCGGCTGAGGCGGTGCGCGCGATGCCACTCGGAAGGCTAGACCTGCAGACGACGGCCAACGCGGGAACGTTGAGGAGCGGTTCAGCCACCAACGTGGTACCCGCGACGGCAGAGCTCACGGGGGAGTGCCGCTCGCTCGATGACGTCCGAGTCGAAGAGGTCCGCCAAGCGATGGACACCGCGATGCGCGAAGCCGCAGCGCGGCACGGGGGACGTGTCGAGATCGCGTGGGAGCGTCAGTACGGTGCGTTTGCCGTTCCCGCTGATGCGCCGGTACTCGCTGTCGTACGCGACGCGTGCGGGGATATCGGAGTCGAGCCGCGGCTCTTCACCACCGGCGGTGGGAGCGACGCGAGCGTGTTTGCGGCTTCGGGCGCGCCGACGCTGGTGCTTTCATGCGGAATGCATGACGTGCACTCCGCCTCAGAGTCGATCGCACTCGCCGACATGGAGGCACTCGCGGCCCTCGTCGAAGCGGTTATCTCGCGACTCGCACGGCCGCGATAG